In Raphanus sativus cultivar WK10039 chromosome 5, ASM80110v3, whole genome shotgun sequence, the following proteins share a genomic window:
- the LOC108859903 gene encoding delta(7)-sterol-C5(6)-desaturase 1 yields MAMDNAYLMQFVDETSFYNRIVLSHLLPSSMWEHLPHFLQTWLRNYLAGNLLYFISGFLWCFYIYYLKLNVYLPQDAIPTRQAMLLQINVAVKAMPCYTLLPTVSEYMIESGWTKCYSRVGEVSWILYFVSIATYLVLVEFGIYWMHRELHDIKPLYKHLHATHHIYNKQNTLSPFAGLAFHPVDGILQALPHVLALFIVPIHFTTHLGLLFMEAIWTANIHDCIHGNIWPVMGAGYHTIHHTTYKHNYGHYTIWMDWMFGSLRDPLLEEVNN; encoded by the exons atggCGATGGATAATGCGTATCTGATGCAGTTTGTGGACGAAACCTCGTTTTACAATCGGATTGTTCTGAGTCACCTCTTGCCGTCGAGTATGTGGGAGCATTTGCCGCATTTCCTCCAGACATGGCTCCGGAACTACCTCGCCGGAAACTTACTTTACTTCATCTCAGGCTTTCTCTGGTGCTTCTACATCTATTACCTCAAACTCAACGTTTATCTTCCCCAAG aTGCGATTCCGACAAGACAGGCTATGCTTTTGCAAATAAATGTGGCAGTGAAGGCGATGCCTTGTTACACTCTGCTTCCAACCGTCTCTGAGTACATGATCGAAAGTGGTTGGACCAAATGTTACTCTAGAGTAGGCGAAGTCAGTTGGATCCTCTACTTTGTTTCTATCGCGACATATCTTGTTTTAGTTGAGTTTGGTATTTATTGGATGCACAGAGAGCTTCATGACATTAAGCCTCTTTATAAGCATCTCCATGCCACCCATCATATCTACAACAAACAGAACACACTTTCTCCCTTTGCCG GGCTTGCGTTTCACCCAGTAGACGGTATACTTCAGGCTTTACCGCATGTGCTAGCTCTGTTTATAGTGCCGATTCATTTCACAACTCATTTAGGTCTTTTGTTCATGGAAGCGATATGGACAGCGAACATCCACGACTGCATCCACGGTAATATTTGGCCTGTAATGGGTGCAGGGTACCATACCATACACCACACCACTTACAAGCATAACTATGGTCACTATACCATATGGATGGATTGGATGTTTGGCTCTCTTAGGGACCCTCTTTTAGAAGAAGTTAACAACTAA
- the LOC108857057 gene encoding 40S ribosomal protein S7: MFSAQNKIHKDKGVAPTDFEQEVAQAFFDLENTNQELKSDLKDLYINQAVQMDVSGNRKAIVIYVPFRLRKAFRKIHPRLVRELEKKFSGKEVIFVATRRIMRPPKKGSAVQRPRNRTLTSVHEAMLEDVAYPAEIVGKRTRYRVDGTKIMKVYLEPKERNNTEYKLETMVGVYRKLTGRDVVFEYPIVEA, translated from the exons ATGTTCTCTGCTCAGAACAAGATCCATAAGGATAAGGGTGTGGCTCCAACAGACTTCGAGCAGGAAGTTGCCCAG GCTTTCTTTGACCTGGAGAACACAAACCAGGAGTTGAAAAGTGACTTGAAAGATCTCTACATTAACCAAGCTGT TCAGATGGATGTTTCTGGCAACCGCAAGGCTATTGTGATCTATGTTCCATTCAGATTGAGGAAAGCTTTCCGCAAGATCCATCCTCGTCTTGTTAGAGAGCTCGAGAAGAAGTTCAGTGGCAAAGAAGTGATCTTTGTTGCCACCAGAAGAATCATGCGCCCACCAAAGAAAGGCTCTGCTGTTCAGAGACCACGCAACAGGACTCTCACTTCCGTCCATGAAGCCATGCTTGAGGATGTCGCTTACCCTGCTGAGATTGTTGGAAAGCGTACCAGATACCGTGTTGATGGCACCAAGATCATGAag gTGTATTTGGAGCCTAAAGAGAGGAACAACACTGAGTACAAGCTTGAGACAATGGTCGGTGTCTACAGGAAGCTTACAGGGAGAGATGTTGTTTTCGAGTACCCAATCGTAGAAGCTTGA
- the LOC108861651 gene encoding uncharacterized protein LOC108861651, translating to MNHCNLIQQNAFESRGFAVPPVSSSLVCPKPRRVGVLSSNVIRPFRLLHSSSQSGAADVCDSKAGADLLDIIRRKEETLSGVASSPPFFLGSPPCRASNPLAQDARFGDNKLNPISPLLSSPCRVKGGGCSRVKLGIKPAAVRVEGFDCLNQGSSIPAMA from the exons ATGAATCATTGCAACCTTATTCAGCAGAACGCTTTCGAATCCAGAGGATTTGCTGTTCCTCCTGTCTCCTCTTCTCTTGTATGTCCTAAGCCTCGTCGCGTTGGCGTTCTCTCCAGTAACGTTATACGTCCGTTTAGATTATTACATTCTTCTAG TCAATCAGGAGCAGCTGATGTATGTGATTCTAAAGCTGGGGCTGATCTTTTAGACATCATTCGTAGAAag gAAGAAACGTTATCTGGTGTAGCTTCATCACCTCCATTTTTCCTCGGGTCTCCCCCGTGCAGAGCTTCAAACCCTTTAGCTCAAGATGCACGATTTGGAGATAACAAACTCAACCCCATCTCACCATTACTCTCATCTCCATGTCGTGTCAAAGGAGGAGGTTGTAGTCGAGTGAAGTTGGGGATTAAACCTGCAGCTGTTAGAGTAGAAGGATTCGATTGCTTAAACCAAGGCTCAAGCATACCTGCCATGGCTTAG
- the LOC108862967 gene encoding LOB domain-containing protein 41 isoform X2 — MRMSCNGCRVLRKGCSDDCSIRPCLAWIKSPEAQANATVFLAKFYGRAGLMNLINAGPDHLRPGIFRSLLHEACGRIVNPIYGSVGLLWSGNWQLCQAAVEAVMKGEPITEMATDAATNGQGPPLKMYDIRHISKDESSAVAAAAAGLTDLKRPKARRAKRLAAVAKAAESEGKSGGGEASHVSSLVWAL, encoded by the exons ATGCGGATGAGCTGTAATGGATGCAGAGTTCTTCGAAAAGGGTGTAGTGATGATTGTAGTATACGACCGTGTTTGGCTTGGATCAAATCCCCTGAAGCGCAAGCAAACGCAACCGTGTTTCTCGCCAAGTTCTATGGCCGCGCTGGACTCATGAACCTCATCAACGCCGGTCCCGATCACCTTCGTCCTG GGATTTTCCGGTCGTTGTTGCATGAAGCGTGTGGGAGGATTGTGAACCCGATCTACGGTTCGGTCGGTTTGTTATGGTCGGGAAATTGGCAGCTTTGTCAAGCCGCCGTGGAGGCGGTGATGAAAGGTGAACCGATCACAGAGATGGCCACAGATGCGGCGACGAACGGCCAAGGTCCGCCGCTTAAAATGTACGACATCCGACATATTTCTAAGGATGAGAGCTCCGCCGTTgcagctgctgctgctggtTTAACCGATCTCAAACGGCCTAAAGCTCGCCGGGCGAAGCGGTTAGCCGCCGTCGCTAAAGCAGCGGAATCAGAGGGAAAGTCCGGTGGCGGAGAGGCTAGCCACGTGTCGTCGTTGG TTTGGGCCCTTTGA
- the LOC108862967 gene encoding LOB domain-containing protein 41 isoform X3, with translation MRMSCNGCRVLRKGCSDDCSIRPCLAWIKSPEAQANATVFLAKFYGRAGLMNLINAGPDHLRPGIFRSLLHEACGRIVNPIYGSVGLLWSGNWQLCQAAVEAVMKGEPITEMATDAATNGQGPPLKMYDIRHISKDESSAVAAAAAGLTDLKRPKARRAKRLAAVAKAAESEGKSGGGEASHVSSLG, from the exons ATGCGGATGAGCTGTAATGGATGCAGAGTTCTTCGAAAAGGGTGTAGTGATGATTGTAGTATACGACCGTGTTTGGCTTGGATCAAATCCCCTGAAGCGCAAGCAAACGCAACCGTGTTTCTCGCCAAGTTCTATGGCCGCGCTGGACTCATGAACCTCATCAACGCCGGTCCCGATCACCTTCGTCCTG GGATTTTCCGGTCGTTGTTGCATGAAGCGTGTGGGAGGATTGTGAACCCGATCTACGGTTCGGTCGGTTTGTTATGGTCGGGAAATTGGCAGCTTTGTCAAGCCGCCGTGGAGGCGGTGATGAAAGGTGAACCGATCACAGAGATGGCCACAGATGCGGCGACGAACGGCCAAGGTCCGCCGCTTAAAATGTACGACATCCGACATATTTCTAAGGATGAGAGCTCCGCCGTTgcagctgctgctgctggtTTAACCGATCTCAAACGGCCTAAAGCTCGCCGGGCGAAGCGGTTAGCCGCCGTCGCTAAAGCAGCGGAATCAGAGGGAAAGTCCGGTGGCGGAGAGGCTAGCCACGTGTCGTCGTTGG GATGA
- the LOC108862967 gene encoding LOB domain-containing protein 41 isoform X1 produces the protein MRMSCNGCRVLRKGCSDDCSIRPCLAWIKSPEAQANATVFLAKFYGRAGLMNLINAGPDHLRPGIFRSLLHEACGRIVNPIYGSVGLLWSGNWQLCQAAVEAVMKGEPITEMATDAATNGQGPPLKMYDIRHISKDESSAVAAAAAGLTDLKRPKARRAKRLAAVAKAAESEGKSGGGEASHVSSLVGTNEG, from the exons ATGCGGATGAGCTGTAATGGATGCAGAGTTCTTCGAAAAGGGTGTAGTGATGATTGTAGTATACGACCGTGTTTGGCTTGGATCAAATCCCCTGAAGCGCAAGCAAACGCAACCGTGTTTCTCGCCAAGTTCTATGGCCGCGCTGGACTCATGAACCTCATCAACGCCGGTCCCGATCACCTTCGTCCTG GGATTTTCCGGTCGTTGTTGCATGAAGCGTGTGGGAGGATTGTGAACCCGATCTACGGTTCGGTCGGTTTGTTATGGTCGGGAAATTGGCAGCTTTGTCAAGCCGCCGTGGAGGCGGTGATGAAAGGTGAACCGATCACAGAGATGGCCACAGATGCGGCGACGAACGGCCAAGGTCCGCCGCTTAAAATGTACGACATCCGACATATTTCTAAGGATGAGAGCTCCGCCGTTgcagctgctgctgctggtTTAACCGATCTCAAACGGCCTAAAGCTCGCCGGGCGAAGCGGTTAGCCGCCGTCGCTAAAGCAGCGGAATCAGAGGGAAAGTCCGGTGGCGGAGAGGCTAGCCACGTGTCGTCGTTGG TTGGTACCAATGAAGGATGA
- the LOC108862966 gene encoding ubiquitin receptor RAD23c — protein MKIFVKTLKGTHFAIEVKPEDSVADVKKNIETVQGADVYPAAKLMLIHQGKVLKDETTIEENKVAENSFIVIMMAKSKPASAGASSASAATSVQAKSLPTSSTQPSASPQPPASVAIPVATAPTPAAATETVAAPESVSATPPASTPAPESTPAGSQGDVYGQAASNLAAGSNLESTILQILDMGGGAWDRDTVVRALRAAFNNPERAVEYLYSGIPEQAEVPPVARAPASSGQAANPPAQTQQPAAAPATGPNANPLDLFPQGLPNVGANSGGGTLDFLRNSQQFQALRAMVQANPQVLQPMLQELGKQNPNLMRLIQEHQADFLRLINEPVEGGAEGANLFGEGVPQPQAIQVTPEERDAIERLEAMGFERALVLEVFFACNKNEELAANYLLDHMHEFEE, from the exons atgaagatatTTGTGAAAACTCTCAAGGGGACTCACTTCGCGATCGAAGTAAAACCTGAGGATTCG GTTGCTGATGTGAAGAAGAACATAGAGACTGTGCAGGGAGCAGACGTTTATCCTGCTGCCAAACTCATGCTTATTCACCAAGGGAAAGTGCTTAAAGATGAGACCACCATTGAGGAGAACAAGGTTGCTGAGAACAGTTTTATTGTCATTATGATGGCCAAG AGTAAACCTGCCTCAGCTGGAGCGTCTAGTGCATCTGCTGCCACTTCAGTGCAG GCTAAGTCGTTGCCTACCTCATCAACTCAGCCTTCAGCTTCCCCTCAGCCTCCAGCTTCTGTAGCAAT ACCAGTTGCAACTGCACCAACACCTGCAGCTGCCACTGAAACGGTGGCTGCACCTGAATCTGTTTCTGCTACTCCACCAGCAAGCACTCCCGCACCCGAATCAACTCCTGCAGG ATCTCAGGGTGATGTGTACGGACAAGCAGCATCCAACCTGGCCGCTGGGAGTAATTTAGAGAGTACCATTCTGCAGATTCTGGACATGGGCGGAGGAGCCTGGGATCGGGACACTGTTGTCCGTGCACTCCGTGCTGCATTTAACAACCCTGAAAGAGCTGTGGAATATCTTTACTCT GGGATCCCCGAGCAAGCTGAAGTTCCACCAGTTGCTCGTGCCCCAGCAAGTAGTGGGCAGGCGGCAAATCCTCCAGCACAGACTCAGCAACCTGCAGCGGCACCTGCTACTGGTCCTAATGCAAATCCGTTAGATCTCTTCCCACAG GGGTTGCCAAATGTTGGTGCAAACTCTGGTGGTGGAACACTTGACTTCCTGCGCAACAGCCAACAG TTCCAAGCTCTGCGTGCAATGGTGCAAGCAAACCCTCAAGTTCTGCAG CCTATGCTTCAGGAACTGGGAAAGCAAAACCCAAACTTGATGCGATTGATTCAAGAACATCAAGCTGATTTCTTACGTTTAATCAATGAACCAGTTGAAGGAGGGGCGGAAGG GGCCAACCTCTTCGGCGAAGGAGTGCCACAACCACAGGCGATTCAAGTCACACCTGAGGAACGTGACGCAATTGAAAGG CTGGAAGCGATGGGATTTGAGAGAGCATTGGTGTTGGAAGTGTTCTTTGCGTGCAACAAGAACGAAGAGTTGGCTGCAAACTATCTTCTGGATCACATGCACGAGTTTGAGGAATAA
- the LOC108863605 gene encoding 14-3-3-like protein GF14 nu, producing MSSTREENVYLAKLAEQAERYEEMVEFMEKVAKTVDTEELTVEERNLLSVAYKNVIGARRASWRIISSIEQKEESRGNEDHVSLIKDYRGKIETELGKICDGILNLLDSHLVPAASLAESKVFYLKMKGDYHRYLAEFKTGAERKDAAESTLLAYKSAQDIALADLPPTHPIRLGLALNFSVFYYEILNSPDRACSLAKQAFDEAISELDTLGEESYKDSTLIMQLLRDNLTLWTSDLNDEVGGDEIKEASKDEPEEGKQA from the exons ATGTCGTCTACTCGTGAAGAGAATGTGTACTTAGCCAAGTTAGCCGAGCAAGCTGAACGTTACGAGGAGATGGTTGAGTTCATGGAGAAAGTTGCCAAGACTGTTGACACCGAGGAGCTTACTGTCGAAGAGAGGAACCTCTTGTCCGTTGCTTACAAGAACGTGATTGGTGCTAGGAGAGCTTCCTGGAGGATCATTTCTTCCATTGAACAGAAGGAAGAAAGCAGAGGGAACGAGGATCACGTTTCGCTCATCAAGGACTACAGAGGGAAGATTGAAACCGAGCTTGGGAAGATCTGTGATGGGATTCTGAACCTTTTGGATTCTCACCTTGTTCCCGCTGCGTCTTTGGCTGAGTCCAAAGTGTTTTACCTCAAGATGAAGGGAGATTACCATAGGTACCTTGCTGAGTTTAAGACTGGTGCTGAGAGGAAGGATGCTGCTGAGAGTACTCTCTTGGCTTACAAGTCTGCTCAG GATATTGCACTTGCTGATTTACCTCCTACTCATCCGATTAGATTGGGACTTGCTCTCAACTTCTCTGTCTTCTACTATGAGATTCTCAACTCACCTGATCGCGCTTGCAGTCTCGCCAAACAG GCTTTTGATGAAGCAATCTCTGAGCTGGACACATTAGGAGAAGAATCATACAAAGACAGTACACTGATAATGCAACTTCTCCGTGATAATCTGACCCTCTGGACTTCTGACCTCAAT GATGAGGTGGGTGGTGATGAGATCAAGGAGGCGTCAAAAGACGAGCCCGAAGAAGGAAAACAAGCGTAG
- the LOC108859812 gene encoding uncharacterized protein LOC108859812, protein MALRGKELEFNLQGWSRKGHFTRENHSSRRFSVSSREDHKSSRTTFTICSTASSPGYSLTDEIDPSNYSFTSALKALQAKTMYKKNQDWLKPEGIELNSKWNEAEKYICNPLSGEVPLECLSSKTLNSRSFRDVSNKSSPLMIFPSNHNLNNSRTRNPNVRIIQEDHVSTDRVLIQEKKVVGMKGDVGVQSAPVNVGLVKTPTPMKADDSQVEFAHEVKAQHEDVKLEEDKKHMTTKEYQEEKEQREEKKKTGNRLFSWKRKKQRQPTTKSKCFFLICLIKAF, encoded by the exons ATGGCTTTGCGTGGCAAAGAGCTTGAGTTTAACCTACAAGGATGGAGTCGAAAAGGTCATTTTACTCGAGAAAACCATAGTTCTAGAAGGTTTTCAGTGTCCTCCCGAGAAGATCACAAGTCTTCTAGAACAACCTTCACCATCTGTAGTACTGCCTCTTCTCCTGGCTACTCCCTCACAG ATGAGATTGACCCATCAAATTATTCATTCACTAGTGCACTCAAGG CATTGCAAGCAAAAACAATGTACAAGAAGAATCAAGATTGGTTAAAACCAGAAGGTATTGAGTTAAACTCGAAATGGAACGAAGCAGAGAAGTATATTTGCAATCCTTTGTCTGGTGAAGTTCCTTTGGAGTGTTTGTCTTCTAAAACTCTAAATTCAAGATCTTTCAGAGACGTATCCAACAAGTCTAGTCCACTCATGATTTTTCCCTCTAATCACAATCTCAACAATTCAAGAACGAGAAATCCTAACGTTAGAATCATTCAAGAGGACCATGTATCAACCGATCGTGTTCTTATTCAAG AAAAGAAAGTTGTTGGGATGAAAGGAGATGTGGGTGTGCAGAGTGCACCGGTAAATGTTGGTCTGGTGAAGACGCCAACACCGATGAAAGCTGATGATTCGCAGGTCGAGTTTGCACATGAAGTGAAAGCTCAACATGAG GATGTGAAGTTAGAAGAAGACAAGAAACATATGACGACAAAAGAATatcaagaagagaaagaacagcgggaagagaagaagaaaacaggAAATAGATTGTTTTCATGGAAGAGAAAAAAGCAAAGGCAACCAACAACAAAATCCAAATGCTTCTTTCTCATTTGTCTTATCAAAGCTTTTTGA
- the LOC108861058 gene encoding small polypeptide DEVIL 2 → MESIMNLKRKEKKSQSRRLGKYLKEQKGRIYIIRRCVMMLLCSRD, encoded by the coding sequence ATGGAGAGCATCATGAACttgaagagaaaggagaagaaaTCACAAAGTAGAAGACTTGGGAAGTATCTTAAAGAACAGAAAGGAAGGATTTACATCATTAGAAGATGTGTAATGATGCTCCTTTGTTCACGtgattga
- the LOC108857630 gene encoding pentatricopeptide repeat-containing protein At3g02490, mitochondrial, with translation MRNQWRLILLRSYRSSSSSSSPPYLYHRSRFQVITSNSTRSLQERSPFTPLQQSHSLYSFSSVNRTFSSKPPSSEAFVIDVFTRLSITDEINKELISNGVVISHDLALKSLRSLESTPDVAQRFFHWVLEASPKKLSSKSYNTMLRILGVNGLVDEFWSLVDDMKKKGHGVSANVRDRVGDKFQEDGLEGDLNKLKELFASGSMDNSVDKVCNRVCKIVMKDQWNADLEKQLRDLRLEFNGDLVKMVVEKLDVEPRKALLFFRWVDESGCFKHDEKTYNAMARVLGKEKFLDRFQNLIEEMRSVGYEMEMETYVRVSARFCQTRMIREAVELFEFAMAGSKSNTPTGHCCCLLLKKIVTTKKLDMDLFSTTVKAYTGNGNAMTDQMLQSVLKSLRSVDRFEQSNEVLKAMKEGGYIPSGDLQSVIASGLSRKGKKDEANELVDFMEASGDHLDDKAMASLVEGHCDAKDLEEASVCFKKMIGKEGVSYAGYAFEKLVLAYCNSFQARDVYKLFTELVKQNQLKPWHSTYKIMVRNLLMKKVARDGGFEEALSLLPLMRNHGFPPFVDPFLDYLANSGTGAEAFAFLKALTSKKFPSNLMVLRVFEAMLKSARHSEAQDLMSLCPSYIRRNADVLQLFSSMKADQCSLEKPLPAPAQIEA, from the coding sequence ATGAGGAATCAATGGCGTTTGATTCTCTTACGGAGttaccgttcttcttcttcttcttcttctcctccataTCTCTATCATCGCTCCCGTTTCCAGGTAATCACCTCCAATTCGACCCGATCTCTCCAGGAACGTTCCCCCTTTACACCTCTGCAACAAAGCCACTCTCTTTATTCCTTTAGCTCTGTTAACCGAACCTTTTCATCTAAACCGCCTTCCTCTGAGGCTTTTGTGATTGATGTTTTCACTAGACTGAGTATCACAGACGAGATCAACAAAGAGCTTATCTCGAACGGTGTTGTGATTAGCCATGACTTAGCTTTGAAATCCCTAAGGTCTCTTGAATCAACCCCTGATGTTGCACAGAGGTTTTTCCATTGGGTTTTAGAAGCTTCCCCTAAGAAACTTTCATCCAAGAGTTACAACACGATGCTGCGTATTCTCGGTGTTAATGGACTCGTTGATGAGTTCTGGAGCTTGGTTGATGAcatgaagaagaaagggcatgGTGTGTCAGCTAACGTTAGGGACAGAGTGGGTGACAAGTTTCAGGAAGATGGACTTGAAGGTGATTTGAATAAACTCAAGGAGCTTTTCGCTTCCGGTTCTATGGATAACTCTGTGGATAAGGTTTGCAATAGAGTTTGTAAGATTGTGATGAAGGATCAGTGGAATGCTGATCTGGAGAAACAGCTTAGGGATTTGAGACTTGAGTTTAACGGTGATCTGGTGAAGATGGTAGTGGAGAAACTCGACGTGGAGCCGAGGAAGGCGTTGCTGTTCTTTCGGTGGGTAGATGAGTCTGGTTGTTTTAAGCATGATGAGAAGACTTATAACGCTATGGCTAGGGTTTTGGGAAAAGAGAAGTTTCTTGATAGGTTTCAGAACCTTATTGAAGAAATGAGGAGTGTTGGTTacgagatggagatggagactTATGTTAGGGTTTCGGCAAGGTTCTGTCAGACTAGAATGATTAGAGAAGCTGTGGAGTTGTTCGAGTTTGCAATGGCGGGGAGCAAGAGCAACACACCCACAGGGCACTGCTGCTGTTTACTTCTCAAGAAGATTGTCACTACTAAGAAACTTGACATGGATTTGTTTTCAACAACTGTTAAAGCTTATACAGGAAATGGCAATGCTATGACGGATCAGATGCTGCAGAGTGTGCTCAAGTCTTTGAGAAGCGTTGATAGGTTTGAGCAGAGCAATGAGGTGTTGAAGGCCATGAAAGAAGGCGGTTATATTCCTAGCGGTGATCTGCAGAGTGTGATTGCGTCGGGACTTAGCCGTAAGGGAAAGAAAGATGAAGCCAATGAACTTGTGGATTTCATGGAAGCCTCTGGAGATCATCTGGATGACAAAGCCATGGCATCTTTAGTTGAAGGGCATTGTGATGCCAAAGATCTAGAGGAAGCTTCAGTGTGTTTCAAGAAGATGATTGGCAAAGAGGGAGTCTCTTACGCAGGTTATGCATTTGAGAAGCTGGTACTTGCATATTGCAACAGTTTTCAGGCAAGAGATGTATACAAGCTTTTCACCGAGCTAGTGAAACAGAACCAGTTGAAGCCTTGGCACAGTACTTACAAAATCATGGTGAGGAATCTATTGATGAAGAAAGTAGCAAGAGATGGTGGGTTTGAAGAAGCTTTGAGTCTTCTACCTCTGATGAGAAATCACGGTTTCCCTCCATTCGTTGACCCGTTCTTAGATTACTTAGCTAATAGTGGAACAGGAGCAGAAGCTTTCGCTTTCCTCAAGGCTTTGACTTCTAAGAAGTTTCCATCCAACTTAATGGTTCTGCGTGTATTTGAAGCTATGTTGAAGTCTGCAAGGCATAGTGAAGCTCAGGATCTGATGTCTCTATGTCCCAGTTATATCCGTCGGAATGCAGATGTTCTACAACTTTTCAGTTCCATGAAAGCTGATCAATGTTCTTTAGAGAAACCTTTGCCTGCACCCGCTCAAATAGAAGCCTAA
- the LOC108861795 gene encoding stress-induced protein KIN2, whose translation MADNKQNISYQAGQATGQTKEKASGMMDKAKDAAASAQDSMQQAGQQMKEKAQGATDGVKDKTGMNKNT comes from the exons ATGGCAGACAACAAGCAAAACATAAGCTACCAAGCCGGTCAAGCCACTGGCCAGACtaag GAGAAGGCAAGTGGTATGATGGACAAGGCCAAAGATGCTGCTGCTTCAGCTCAAGATTCCATGCAACAG GCTGGGCAACAGATGAAGGAGAAGGCACAAGGAGCTACTGATGGGGTGAAGGACAAAACCGGCATGAACAAGAACACCtga
- the LOC108861791 gene encoding S-adenosylmethionine decarboxylase proenzyme 3 — protein sequence MALSAIGFEGYEKRLEVSFFEPSFFQDSKGLGLRALTRSQLDEILTPAACEIVSSLSNDHLDSYVLSESSFFVYPYKVIIKTCGTTKLLLSIPPLLKLAGELSLSVKSVKYTRGSFLCPGGQPFPHRSFSEEVSVLDGHFSKLGLNSVAYLMGNDDETKKWHVYAASAETSSNCNNNVYTLEMCMTGLDREKASVFYKNETGENGSMTDNSGIRKILPKSQICDFEFEPCGYSMNSIEGDAISTIHVTPEDGFSYASFEAVGYDFSTLDLSQLVTRVLSCFEPKQFSVAVHSSVGANAYKPEISVDLEDYGCRERTFESLGEESGTVMYQTFEKFGKYCGSPRSTLKCEWSSNNSCSSEDEKDEGI from the coding sequence ATGGCCTTATCTGCAATTGGTTTCGAAGGTTACGAGAAGCGGCTCGAGGTCTCTTTCTTTGAGCctagcttcttccaagactccAAGGGACTTGGTCTCCGTGCTCTGACCAGATCCCAGCTTGATGAAATACTCACTCCTGCTGCTTGCGAGATCGTTTCTTCTCTCTCCAACGATCATTTGGACTCTTACGTCCTCTCTGAGTCCAGCTTCTTCGTCTACCCTTACAAAGTCATCATCAAGACTTGTGGTACCACCAAGCTCCTCCTCTCTATCCCGCCTCTTCTTAAGCTGGCCGGTGAGCTCTCTCTGAGTGTCAAATCTGTCAAGTACACTCGTGGCTCCTTCCTCTGCCCCGGCGGCCAGCCTTTTCCTCACCGGAGCTTCTCTGAAGAAGTCTCTGTTCTTGATGGTCACTTCTCTAAGCTGGGTTTGAACAGCGTTGCCTACTTGATGGGTAATGATGATGAGACTAAGAAATGGCATGTCTATGCTGCCTCTGCCGAGACCTCCAGCAACTGCAACAACAATGTCTACACGCTCGAGATGTGCATGACTGGTCTAGACAGGGAGAAAGCCTCTGTCTTCTACAAGAATGAAACCGGCGAGAATGGATCGATGACTGACAACTCTGGAATCAGAAAGATCCTCCCCAAGTCCCAGATCTGCGACTTTGAGTTCGAGCCATGTGGCTACTCTATGAACTCCATTGAAGGAGATGCAATCTCCACTATCCATGTGACCCCTGAGGATGGGTTTAGCTACGCTAGCTTCGAAGCTGTGGGTTACGACTTCAGCACACTCGACCTGAGCCAGCTGGTGACAAGGGTTCTGTCTTGCTTTGAGCCGAAGCAATTCTCCGTCGCCGTGCACTCGAGCGTTGGAGCGAACGCGTACAAGCCTGAGATCAGTGTAGACCTGGAAGATTATGGGTGCAGAGAGAGGACATTTGAGTCTCTAGGAGAAGAGAGTGGGACGGTGATGTATCAGACGTTTGAGAAGTTTGGCAAGTACTGTGGATCGCCTAGATCTACCTTGAAGTGTGAGTGGAGCAGCAACAATAGCTGCAGCAGCGAGGACGAGAAGGACGAGGGAATCTAG